Proteins found in one Holophagales bacterium genomic segment:
- a CDS encoding response regulator: protein MTFLTGKERTVLGIAAGALLANAILTFGNLHGLVAVQRDLNRSHQVLAELARLEGTLHGAQAAQRAFLATEGRASLASLEAARTVLGIRLDRLGELVRDDAEQRARLSFLERAARRHLDGLSDEARLFADGRRAGQKPGTVALDDAPTGRAVRSAAEAVEDAERRALTTRETQAFRRRFTAVLSGIVSTLLGLCLVVVAVLLLRRELEANAEAAAALEKANASLRDADRRKDEFLASLAHELRNPLAAMRNAVELLAATEAAPDDKAPGRRSLSQAILARQLSHLTRLVDDLLDLARIASSRIVLRKEAVALADVVEAALEATRPALDARRHTLAVRLPAESVLVEGDPVRLAQVLSNLLSNAAKYAPPDGQIELVVAADEAEAVVQVTDDGIGLAPEDLERVFGLFEQGAVRPDGDEGLGVGLALSRRLAHLHGGSLTATSPGPGAGSTFTLRLPRAVAPHRPTPAPELSLPAAAPRRVLIVEDNADGARSLAEVLSLSGHEVHVASDGLSGVDAALRLLPDAVVLDLGLPGIDGYEVARRLRSDPALAGTLLVALSGWAGREERARAIDAGIDHHLVKPVAASRIAQLLATATPRPAT from the coding sequence ATGACCTTCCTGACGGGAAAGGAGCGAACGGTCCTCGGCATCGCCGCCGGGGCCCTTCTGGCGAACGCGATCCTCACGTTCGGCAATCTCCACGGACTCGTCGCCGTCCAGCGCGACCTGAACCGCTCGCACCAGGTCCTCGCGGAGCTGGCGCGGCTCGAGGGGACCCTGCATGGTGCGCAGGCCGCCCAGCGCGCCTTCCTCGCGACGGAAGGCCGCGCGTCGCTCGCGTCGCTCGAGGCGGCCCGGACCGTTCTCGGGATCCGGCTCGACAGGCTCGGAGAGCTGGTGAGGGACGACGCGGAGCAGAGGGCCCGACTCTCTTTCCTCGAACGGGCGGCACGGCGTCACCTCGACGGGCTTTCCGACGAGGCCCGCCTCTTCGCGGACGGCAGGCGCGCCGGGCAGAAGCCGGGGACCGTCGCGCTCGACGACGCACCCACGGGCCGCGCCGTGCGCTCCGCAGCGGAGGCGGTCGAAGACGCGGAGCGCCGGGCGCTCACCACGCGCGAGACGCAGGCCTTCCGGAGGCGGTTCACGGCGGTGCTCTCCGGGATCGTCTCCACGCTCCTCGGGCTCTGCCTCGTCGTCGTGGCCGTCCTCCTTCTCAGGAGGGAGCTCGAGGCGAACGCCGAGGCGGCTGCGGCGCTGGAGAAGGCGAACGCCTCGCTGCGCGACGCCGACCGGAGGAAGGACGAGTTCCTCGCCTCCCTCGCCCACGAGCTCCGCAACCCGCTCGCGGCGATGAGGAACGCCGTGGAGCTCCTCGCCGCGACCGAGGCTGCTCCGGACGACAAGGCGCCCGGGCGCCGGTCCCTCTCGCAGGCTATCCTCGCGCGCCAGCTCTCCCACCTGACACGGCTCGTGGACGACCTCCTCGACCTGGCGCGGATCGCGAGCAGCCGCATCGTCCTGCGCAAGGAGGCCGTCGCGCTCGCCGACGTCGTCGAAGCCGCGCTCGAGGCGACGCGCCCCGCGCTCGACGCGCGGCGGCACACGCTCGCGGTACGGCTCCCCGCGGAGAGCGTCCTCGTCGAGGGCGACCCCGTCCGTCTCGCTCAGGTCCTCTCGAATCTCCTCTCGAACGCCGCCAAGTACGCCCCACCGGACGGACAGATCGAGCTGGTGGTCGCCGCCGACGAGGCGGAAGCCGTCGTCCAGGTCACGGACGACGGGATCGGGCTCGCCCCGGAAGACCTCGAGCGGGTCTTCGGGCTGTTCGAGCAGGGCGCGGTCCGGCCCGACGGCGACGAGGGCCTCGGAGTCGGCCTGGCGCTCTCGAGGCGCCTCGCGCACCTCCACGGCGGAAGCCTGACGGCGACGAGCCCCGGCCCCGGCGCGGGGAGCACCTTCACGCTCCGGCTTCCCCGCGCGGTGGCGCCGCACCGCCCGACCCCCGCGCCCGAGCTCTCCCTGCCCGCCGCGGCCCCGCGCCGCGTCCTCATCGTCGAGGACAACGCCGACGGCGCACGGTCACTCGCCGAAGTCCTCTCCCTCTCGGGTCACGAGGTCCACGTCGCCAGCGACGGACTCTCGGGCGTCGACGCCGCTCTCCGCCTGCTTCCGGACGCCGTGGTCCTCGACCTCGGCCTCCCCGGAATCGATGGCTACGAGGTGGCCCGGCGCCTCCGGTCCGACCCTGCCTTAGCCGGTACCCTGCTCGTCGCGCTCTCGGGCTGGGCAGGGCGCGAGGAGCGCGCGCGCGCGATCGACGCGGGTATCGACCACCACCTCGTCAAGCCCGTCGCCGCGAGCCGCATCGCCCAGCTCCTGGCGACGGCTACGCCCCGCCCCGCGACCTGA
- a CDS encoding DMT family transporter — protein MREMAFSAFFFAVMAAGAKLLGGRVPPQEVILVRGVLNAFFMLWLLRRRGLSWRPKRPGLLVLRGALGHFALSCYFWSVAHQPLASAVLLQQVHPVFTAVLAAWFLKEKPGKRFLPAFLLAASGVALLVPWGGGAGTAPQPLAPLVVGLLGAVLSAAAYVTVRDASRTEHEETIVLWFPLTSIPLAVIGTLVEGPAIPTPVDWGWLLFIAAAGQLGQLFLTKGLARVPAGRATLANPLTIAFGAILGWLAFGEHIGLMTLAGGAAIVAAVLLAGSGKPRAEAGPREPLPPA, from the coding sequence GTGCGCGAGATGGCCTTCTCCGCGTTCTTCTTCGCCGTCATGGCGGCAGGAGCCAAGCTCCTCGGCGGGCGGGTCCCGCCGCAGGAGGTGATCCTCGTCCGCGGAGTCCTGAACGCGTTCTTCATGCTCTGGCTACTCCGCAGGCGCGGACTCTCGTGGCGTCCGAAGAGGCCGGGGCTTCTCGTCCTGCGCGGCGCCCTCGGACACTTCGCCCTCTCGTGCTACTTCTGGTCCGTCGCGCACCAGCCGCTCGCGTCGGCCGTCCTGCTCCAGCAGGTGCACCCGGTCTTCACGGCCGTCCTCGCGGCGTGGTTCCTGAAGGAGAAGCCGGGAAAGCGGTTCCTTCCCGCCTTCCTTCTCGCGGCATCGGGTGTGGCGCTGCTCGTGCCGTGGGGCGGGGGCGCAGGCACGGCGCCGCAGCCGCTCGCGCCGCTCGTCGTCGGGCTTCTCGGCGCGGTCCTGTCGGCGGCGGCCTACGTCACCGTCCGCGACGCCTCGCGCACCGAGCACGAGGAGACGATCGTCCTCTGGTTCCCGCTCACGTCCATCCCGCTGGCCGTCATCGGTACGCTGGTCGAGGGACCGGCGATTCCGACCCCGGTCGACTGGGGATGGCTCCTGTTCATCGCGGCCGCGGGGCAGCTGGGCCAGCTCTTCCTCACGAAGGGCCTCGCGCGGGTCCCGGCCGGGCGCGCCACTCTCGCCAACCCGCTCACCATCGCCTTCGGCGCGATTCTCGGGTGGCTCGCGTTCGGTGAGCACATCGGCCTGATGACGCTGGCGGGAGGTGCGGCCATCGTCGCCGCCGTCCTCCTGGCGGGGAGCGGGAAGCCACGGGCGGAGGCCGGGCCGCGGGAGCCGCTGCCACCGGCTTGA
- a CDS encoding DMT family transporter, translating into MAHLVLALTILTWSFSFMAAVRLRQDLGLTEALVARFVPVLLGAGAFLLLRKKIRVPREAWPKVIAMGLLSVPAYNVFFFHGMKTVPSGTGALIIALNPVFTAVLARLVLGEPFGRRRVGGLLLALAGLFVVVRFGTDKAVDWPYLSSALLLALAPLSWAIYTVVGRTLPPGADPLDTSYALLFVGSLPLLVFARPSTLKALLSSPGALGAALYLAVPCTLLAWVSFLWALKRLPAGVAASFVFLNPPLANLWAWIFEGTTLRAPFLLGAAILLAGVGLIVLPGFRRRNLSAP; encoded by the coding sequence TTGGCGCACCTCGTTCTCGCCCTGACGATCCTCACCTGGTCCTTCTCTTTCATGGCGGCCGTCCGCCTCAGGCAGGACCTCGGGCTGACGGAGGCGCTCGTCGCGCGGTTCGTCCCGGTGCTCCTGGGAGCCGGGGCGTTCCTGCTGCTGAGAAAGAAGATCAGGGTTCCCCGCGAGGCGTGGCCGAAGGTCATCGCCATGGGGCTCCTGAGCGTCCCCGCCTACAACGTCTTCTTCTTCCACGGAATGAAGACCGTTCCTTCGGGAACCGGTGCCCTCATCATCGCCCTGAACCCCGTCTTCACGGCGGTCCTGGCGCGGCTCGTCCTCGGAGAGCCCTTCGGTCGGCGGCGCGTCGGGGGGCTCCTGCTCGCCCTCGCCGGGCTCTTCGTCGTCGTCCGTTTCGGCACCGACAAGGCCGTCGACTGGCCCTACCTTTCGAGCGCCCTCCTGCTGGCCCTCGCGCCCCTGTCCTGGGCGATCTACACGGTCGTCGGGCGGACGCTTCCGCCGGGAGCCGACCCTCTCGACACGTCGTACGCGCTCCTCTTCGTCGGAAGCCTGCCGCTCCTCGTCTTCGCGCGCCCCTCGACGTTGAAGGCGCTTCTCTCGAGCCCCGGGGCGCTCGGCGCGGCGCTCTACCTCGCGGTTCCCTGCACGCTCCTGGCGTGGGTCTCGTTCCTGTGGGCGCTGAAACGTCTCCCGGCAGGCGTGGCCGCCTCGTTCGTCTTTCTCAATCCTCCCCTCGCGAACCTCTGGGCGTGGATCTTCGAGGGGACGACCTTGCGGGCACCCTTCCTCCTCGGTGCCGCGATTCTCCTCGCCGGCGTCGGGCTCATCGTCCTTCCCGGGTTTAGAAGGCGTAACCTCTCCGCGCCATGA
- a CDS encoding SpoIIE family protein phosphatase yields the protein MNRFRNLVAFVLAVSAARVTALLPEPPPSFRPLSLEQGLSQAAVRAITQDELGFLWVATEDGLNRYDGYGFTVFRNDPLDPDSLSDNSILSLAPGRGQVLWLGTVDRGIARFDLKTQKFRRYLPAPSRPDALPGGPVAALLEDRAGRLWVASGGGGLARLDPGSSSFRVFRADPADPASVPAPFVLALAQDPSGAIWAGTAGRGLVKLDPETGRVLATYDRDPANPGLPVNAFVNSLLVDRKGRIWAGAGALVRLDPATGETQVYRNDPSNPASFPARQARALAEDTSGRIWVATERGVVRFDPDTELFASFRNAPDDAASLPSDRTTTLLVDRSGLLWVGLDGAGMAVLDLVPSPFLTWRYDPGRRDGMTARIVRGVHEAPDGTLWLSLAGGGLNALDPSTGTVRAYRAGGPGRLSTDDVWNAVVDENGIVWAATLGGGLNRVDPVTGTVRVFRGASGEPGTLSSNALRVLLQGRDGALWIGTVGGGACRFDRATGTAECFRNDPADPRSLSSDVVRALHEGPTGTLWVGTDRGINRLDRTTGRFTRFLDDLSRPETAGIARVYGLCEDATGVLWAGTPRGLVRLDPRSGAVRRYREADGLPNETVYSVLPDASGALWISTNRGLARVVPSPDGATASFRAFDALDGLQSDEFNGGAFHRGPSGTLWFGGILGVTGVRPIELKVDPFAPPIALLSFSKLGKKLPASAWLPSGAVDLGPREGFFTVEFAALAFRSAGKNRYRWKLEGLDEDWVAAGARRRADYTSVPPGSYVFRVKAANKDGVWNEEGARLRIVVKPPWWKTPGAIGTWLFLLAAGGVVVSRLERRRVLGKERERSQLVEAELRAHAAEAQARAVQAEATRKTAELEEARAMQLSLLPRTTPRLPGLEVAAFATTATEVGGDTWDWAVGPDGALALVIGDATGHGVRAGTVVSVMKGLFRGDPFPKDLGAFLDRAGRVLRDLGLPRLHMALAVLVVRGEEITFASAGMPPAWILRAATGEVEEVLVPGAPLGALVDTPHASVSFRLGPGDAVLLSSDGLAESPGLDAEPLGYLRAREHFRATARLSPDDALAAIARHEEKWRGGRPREDDLTLVLLRRDA from the coding sequence GTGAATCGCTTCCGTAACCTCGTGGCGTTCGTCCTTGCGGTTTCCGCCGCTCGCGTCACCGCCCTGCTTCCCGAGCCGCCTCCTTCCTTCCGCCCGCTCTCGCTGGAGCAGGGACTCTCCCAGGCGGCCGTCCGCGCGATCACGCAGGACGAGCTCGGCTTCCTCTGGGTTGCCACTGAGGACGGTCTCAACCGCTACGACGGGTACGGGTTCACCGTCTTCCGCAACGACCCGCTCGACCCGGACAGCCTCTCCGACAACTCCATCCTCTCGCTCGCGCCGGGCCGGGGCCAGGTCCTCTGGCTCGGGACCGTCGACCGGGGCATCGCCCGTTTCGACCTGAAGACGCAGAAGTTCCGCCGATACCTTCCCGCTCCCTCGCGCCCGGACGCGCTTCCCGGCGGGCCGGTCGCTGCGCTCCTCGAGGACCGCGCCGGCCGCCTCTGGGTGGCCTCGGGTGGGGGCGGCCTGGCTCGTCTCGATCCGGGCAGCTCGTCGTTCCGCGTCTTCCGGGCCGACCCGGCCGACCCCGCGAGCGTGCCGGCGCCCTTCGTACTGGCGCTCGCCCAGGACCCCTCGGGCGCGATCTGGGCCGGAACGGCCGGACGGGGACTCGTGAAGCTCGATCCGGAGACCGGCCGCGTCCTGGCGACGTACGACCGCGACCCGGCGAACCCGGGGCTTCCCGTCAACGCGTTCGTGAACAGCCTTCTCGTCGACCGGAAGGGACGGATCTGGGCGGGCGCAGGGGCGCTCGTCCGCCTCGACCCGGCGACGGGCGAGACGCAGGTGTACCGGAACGATCCGTCGAATCCTGCGTCGTTCCCCGCCCGCCAGGCGAGGGCGCTCGCCGAAGACACGAGTGGGAGGATCTGGGTGGCGACCGAGAGGGGCGTCGTACGGTTCGACCCCGACACGGAGCTCTTCGCGTCGTTCCGGAATGCGCCCGACGACGCCGCGAGCCTCCCTTCGGACCGCACGACGACCCTCCTCGTCGATCGATCGGGACTTCTCTGGGTCGGGCTCGACGGGGCGGGAATGGCCGTGCTCGACCTCGTCCCGTCCCCCTTCCTGACGTGGCGCTACGACCCGGGACGGCGCGACGGGATGACGGCACGGATCGTCCGCGGAGTGCACGAGGCCCCGGACGGAACGCTCTGGCTGAGCCTCGCGGGAGGCGGGCTCAACGCCCTCGACCCCTCGACCGGAACCGTTCGCGCCTACCGTGCGGGAGGCCCCGGGCGCCTCTCCACCGACGACGTCTGGAACGCCGTCGTGGACGAGAATGGAATCGTATGGGCGGCGACGCTCGGGGGCGGACTGAACCGGGTCGACCCGGTAACCGGGACGGTGCGCGTCTTCCGTGGGGCGTCGGGCGAACCCGGCACGCTCTCCTCCAACGCGCTGCGGGTCCTCCTCCAGGGCCGTGACGGGGCGCTCTGGATCGGCACCGTCGGAGGCGGGGCCTGCCGCTTCGACCGCGCCACGGGCACCGCGGAGTGCTTCCGGAACGACCCCGCGGACCCGCGCTCCCTCTCGAGCGACGTCGTCAGGGCCCTGCACGAGGGTCCGACGGGAACTCTCTGGGTCGGGACGGATCGCGGCATCAACCGGCTCGACCGGACCACCGGCCGGTTTACGCGGTTCCTCGACGACCTTTCCCGTCCGGAAACGGCCGGCATCGCGCGCGTCTACGGCCTGTGCGAGGACGCGACGGGCGTTCTCTGGGCCGGGACGCCCCGTGGCCTCGTGAGGCTCGACCCGCGAAGTGGCGCCGTGCGGCGGTATCGCGAGGCCGACGGCCTTCCGAACGAGACCGTCTACTCGGTGCTGCCCGACGCCTCGGGCGCTCTCTGGATCTCGACGAATCGCGGCCTGGCGCGCGTCGTCCCGTCTCCTGACGGAGCCACCGCCTCGTTCCGGGCCTTCGACGCGCTCGACGGTCTCCAGAGCGACGAGTTCAACGGAGGGGCGTTTCACCGCGGCCCTTCGGGCACGCTCTGGTTCGGAGGAATCCTCGGCGTGACCGGCGTGAGGCCGATCGAGCTGAAAGTCGACCCGTTCGCGCCTCCGATCGCCCTGCTTTCGTTCTCGAAGCTCGGGAAGAAGCTCCCCGCTTCCGCGTGGCTTCCGTCGGGGGCCGTCGACCTCGGTCCCCGCGAGGGGTTCTTCACCGTCGAGTTCGCGGCCCTCGCATTCCGAAGCGCTGGAAAGAACCGCTACCGCTGGAAGCTGGAGGGTCTCGACGAGGACTGGGTGGCCGCGGGAGCCCGGCGCCGCGCCGACTACACGTCCGTCCCCCCGGGGAGCTACGTCTTCCGAGTGAAGGCCGCCAACAAGGACGGCGTCTGGAACGAGGAGGGCGCCCGGCTGCGCATCGTCGTGAAGCCGCCCTGGTGGAAGACGCCGGGAGCGATCGGGACGTGGCTCTTCCTGCTGGCGGCGGGAGGGGTCGTCGTATCCCGCCTCGAGAGGCGCCGCGTTCTCGGTAAAGAGCGCGAGCGCAGCCAGCTCGTCGAGGCCGAGCTGAGGGCCCACGCAGCGGAAGCCCAGGCCCGCGCGGTCCAGGCGGAGGCGACGCGCAAGACCGCAGAGCTCGAGGAGGCGCGGGCCATGCAGCTTTCCCTCCTGCCGCGCACGACTCCTCGCCTCCCCGGGCTCGAGGTCGCCGCGTTCGCCACGACGGCGACGGAGGTGGGCGGCGACACGTGGGACTGGGCCGTCGGTCCCGACGGCGCGCTCGCCCTCGTCATCGGCGACGCGACGGGACACGGTGTCAGGGCCGGTACCGTCGTCTCCGTCATGAAGGGCCTCTTTCGGGGCGACCCCTTCCCGAAGGACCTCGGTGCCTTCCTCGACCGCGCGGGCCGCGTCCTGCGCGACCTCGGCCTGCCCCGCCTTCACATGGCGCTTGCGGTTCTCGTCGTCAGGGGCGAGGAGATCACCTTCGCCTCCGCCGGCATGCCCCCGGCGTGGATCCTGCGGGCGGCGACGGGCGAGGTCGAGGAGGTGCTCGTCCCGGGAGCGCCGCTCGGGGCGCTCGTCGACACGCCGCACGCCTCCGTCTCCTTCCGGCTCGGCCCGGGAGATGCCGTCCTCCTGTCGTCCGACGGCCTGGCCGAGAGTCCGGGCCTCGACGCCGAGCCTCTGGGCTACCTGCGGGCCCGTGAGCACTTCCGCGCCACGGCACGCCTGTCCCCTGACGACGCGCTCGCGGCGATCGCACGGCACGAAGAGAAATGGCGTGGCGGGAGGCCCCGCGAGGACGACCTCACGCTCGTCCTCCTCAGGCGCGACGCCTGA
- a CDS encoding SRPBCC family protein, translating to MWNLRRVAGLLAFVVLLVVAAVFAMTALRVSFTGTEAEMAAARSAAEAAGVPMESWKTLVVVASGSVGAPVEKVWEVFSRIEEWPRWSTPLHEGARWTGEPGFRLAGGFEQVLALGFPVGTVRSEEFVTRLKAGREVMWCKSEGGITSCHVWRFTPVTPERTFVVNAEVFHGAPVGLLAPLVQSRWSRLFQKSVSGLGRAVEAAP from the coding sequence ATGTGGAACCTCCGACGGGTCGCCGGCCTGCTCGCGTTCGTCGTCCTTCTCGTCGTCGCCGCCGTCTTCGCCATGACGGCGCTGAGGGTGAGCTTCACCGGGACCGAGGCGGAGATGGCTGCGGCGCGCTCCGCCGCCGAGGCGGCCGGGGTCCCGATGGAGTCGTGGAAGACGCTCGTCGTCGTTGCCTCCGGAAGCGTCGGAGCCCCCGTCGAGAAGGTCTGGGAGGTCTTCTCGCGGATCGAGGAGTGGCCCCGCTGGTCGACGCCGCTCCACGAGGGGGCGCGCTGGACCGGTGAGCCGGGGTTTCGTCTCGCGGGCGGCTTCGAGCAGGTCCTCGCGCTCGGCTTCCCGGTCGGGACGGTCCGCTCGGAGGAGTTCGTCACGCGGCTGAAGGCCGGACGCGAGGTGATGTGGTGCAAGTCCGAAGGCGGCATCACCTCATGCCACGTCTGGAGGTTCACGCCGGTGACGCCAGAGCGAACGTTCGTCGTCAACGCGGAGGTCTTCCACGGCGCCCCGGTCGGTCTCCTCGCCCCGCTCGTCCAGTCGCGCTGGAGCCGCCTCTTCCAGAAGAGCGTCTCGGGCCTCGGCCGCGCCGTCGAGGCGGCGCCCTAG
- a CDS encoding cation transporter, translating into MTTPRPEPAAAQRYALLSIAAAIATIGMKTLAWKVTGSVGLLSDAVESIVNLLAALVAFWALRVAAQPPDAEHPFGHSKAEYLASAFEGIAILGAAIAIAITAWRRIADPQPLDNVGVGLAISVGASVVNGAVAFVLLRAGRRLDSITLRSDAHHLLTDVWTSVGVLVGILVVKLTGWLVLDPIVALAVATNIVWMAGRILLETAQGLLDRTIPAAEQKQLNDVLAKFRGDGVEVHAVRARQAGPVRFIDMHVLVPGSWSVQRGHDLCEGIESGVKALFPRSSVMTHLEPAEDPSAWDDPGAPGATG; encoded by the coding sequence ATGACGACGCCGCGCCCCGAGCCGGCGGCCGCGCAGCGGTATGCGCTGCTCTCCATCGCCGCCGCGATCGCCACCATCGGCATGAAGACGCTGGCGTGGAAAGTCACCGGCTCCGTCGGTCTCCTCTCCGACGCCGTCGAGTCGATCGTCAACCTCCTCGCGGCGCTCGTCGCGTTCTGGGCCCTGCGAGTCGCAGCCCAGCCGCCCGACGCCGAGCATCCCTTCGGCCACTCCAAGGCCGAGTACCTCGCCTCGGCATTCGAGGGGATCGCGATCCTCGGGGCTGCGATCGCGATCGCCATCACCGCGTGGAGGCGCATCGCCGACCCGCAGCCGCTCGACAACGTCGGGGTCGGCCTCGCGATCTCGGTGGGCGCGTCGGTCGTCAACGGCGCGGTGGCGTTCGTGCTCCTGCGCGCCGGTCGAAGGCTCGACTCCATCACGCTCCGCTCCGACGCCCACCATCTCCTGACCGACGTCTGGACCTCCGTCGGCGTTCTCGTCGGGATCCTCGTCGTGAAGCTGACGGGCTGGCTCGTCCTCGACCCGATCGTCGCCCTGGCCGTCGCCACGAACATCGTCTGGATGGCCGGGAGGATCCTGCTCGAGACGGCCCAGGGGCTCCTCGACAGGACGATTCCGGCGGCCGAGCAGAAGCAGCTGAACGACGTCCTCGCAAAGTTCCGGGGCGACGGGGTCGAGGTTCACGCGGTGCGGGCGCGCCAGGCGGGGCCGGTCCGCTTCATCGACATGCACGTCCTCGTCCCCGGGAGCTGGAGCGTTCAGCGGGGGCACGACCTCTGCGAGGGAATCGAGAGCGGGGTGAAGGCTCTCTTCCCACGGTCTTCGGTCATGACGCACCTCGAGCCGGCGGAGGACCCCTCCGCGTGGGACGACCCCGGCGCGCCCGGCGCAACCGGCTGA